The Streptomyces sp. NBC_00162 genome window below encodes:
- a CDS encoding transposase family protein, with translation MQTNAPFWDSLVSDRIDEMDIEAVTAAFGTVEVAARGRATGAERPDCGRFSDRVHDRYQRRLKDLPLAEQVLVIRLTVRRFICGSAHCPRRTFAEPFSRLAAPHARFTTRLNHALERVGLALAGKQAPGWPPSWASVRDG, from the coding sequence ATGCAGACCAATGCACCGTTTTGGGACTCGCTGGTGTCCGACAGGATCGACGAAATGGATATCGAGGCGGTTACAGCCGCTTTCGGCACGGTCGAGGTGGCGGCGAGAGGCCGCGCGACCGGTGCGGAACGTCCGGACTGTGGCCGCTTTTCGGACCGAGTCCACGACCGATACCAGCGCAGGCTGAAGGACCTTCCACTCGCTGAGCAGGTCCTCGTGATCAGGCTGACGGTCCGGCGCTTCATCTGCGGGTCGGCGCACTGCCCGCGCCGGACGTTCGCCGAGCCGTTCTCCCGGCTGGCCGCCCCGCACGCACGGTTCACCACGCGGCTCAACCACGCCCTGGAGCGAGTAGGGCTCGCGCTGGCCGGCAAGCAGGCGCCCGGCTGGCCGCCCAGCTGGGCTTCGGTGCGGGACGGATGA
- a CDS encoding DoxX family protein gives MNIALWTAQGLLAAVFMGSGFLKSTQAKEKMIATGQTGVAPFPLSVIRVVAALEIVAALGLIAPQLTGIAPVLTPLAAVGLGAVMIGAAVAHWSLREYKQVFGANMLLLAACIFVALGRF, from the coding sequence ATGAACATCGCATTGTGGACCGCGCAGGGCCTGCTTGCCGCCGTCTTCATGGGATCAGGATTTCTGAAGTCGACGCAGGCGAAGGAGAAGATGATTGCCACGGGCCAGACCGGCGTCGCGCCCTTCCCCCTGTCGGTGATCCGTGTGGTCGCGGCACTGGAGATCGTGGCGGCACTCGGGCTCATCGCTCCCCAACTGACCGGTATAGCCCCAGTCCTCACCCCGCTGGCTGCCGTCGGCCTCGGCGCGGTCATGATCGGTGCCGCAGTCGCGCACTGGAGCCTCAGGGAGTACAAGCAGGTCTTCGGTGCGAACATGCTCCTCCTGGCTGCCTGCATCTTCGTCGCCCTCGGCAGGTTCTGA
- a CDS encoding TetR/AcrR family transcriptional regulator has translation MDSRSRVVEEAMRLFGEQGYAKTTVAEIERAAGLSPGSGALYRHFRSKEELLAEGVRSKVAENAGLLELLGDMQAVGALPLRDRLATLARAGLRRLGEERDLNRIVVRDLAAFPALLEEVREGEMRRIHAAVAQWLRMQAGPGERDWDALAVVLVGAVSHFWLLRDVFDTHPSGLDEDRLVAAFVDLAEGFLQQPAS, from the coding sequence GTGGACAGTCGTTCACGGGTGGTGGAGGAGGCCATGCGGCTCTTCGGCGAGCAGGGCTACGCGAAGACGACCGTCGCCGAGATCGAGCGGGCCGCCGGGCTCTCGCCTGGGTCCGGAGCCCTCTATCGGCATTTCCGCTCGAAGGAGGAGCTGCTGGCCGAGGGTGTGCGCTCGAAGGTCGCCGAGAATGCCGGGCTGCTCGAACTGCTGGGTGACATGCAGGCCGTTGGCGCGCTGCCGTTGCGCGACCGTCTGGCGACACTGGCTCGTGCCGGCCTGCGGCGTCTGGGTGAGGAGCGCGACCTCAACCGGATCGTGGTGCGTGACCTGGCAGCCTTTCCGGCGCTGCTGGAAGAGGTCCGCGAGGGCGAGATGCGCCGCATCCACGCTGCGGTGGCGCAGTGGCTGAGGATGCAGGCCGGCCCGGGGGAACGGGACTGGGACGCGCTCGCCGTGGTGCTCGTGGGGGCCGTCTCGCACTTCTGGCTGCTGCGGGACGTGTTCGACACCCATCCCAGCGGCCTCGACGAGGACCGCTTGGTGGCTGCCTTCGTGGACCTGGCCGAGGGGTTCCTCCAGCAGCCCGCTTCCTGA
- a CDS encoding SgcJ/EcaC family oxidoreductase has product MNRKTVKRAALATAAVLALGAAVAYLYLDTTSGIRRTGKENCADVIPADANTADGEAICATLDALIDAWARGDAEAYGRQFTEDGTYTTYVGSHYEGRADITEGHRALFKDFVKGTKLAASYLDLRFLGKDAAVVTGRGDDYTGGKPGVADLSKVQTYTLVRDTDGAWHIAAFHNTQRQNVMERFSFLYSPATAPKAEK; this is encoded by the coding sequence GTGAACAGGAAGACCGTCAAGCGTGCCGCCCTCGCCACCGCCGCCGTCCTCGCGCTCGGCGCCGCCGTCGCGTACCTCTACCTCGACACCACCTCCGGCATACGGCGCACCGGCAAGGAGAACTGCGCCGACGTCATCCCGGCGGACGCGAACACCGCCGACGGCGAAGCCATCTGTGCCACCCTCGACGCCCTCATCGACGCCTGGGCCCGCGGCGACGCGGAGGCGTACGGCCGCCAGTTCACCGAGGACGGCACCTACACCACGTACGTCGGCAGCCACTACGAGGGCCGCGCCGACATCACCGAAGGGCACCGCGCCCTCTTCAAGGACTTCGTCAAGGGCACCAAGCTCGCCGCGAGTTACCTCGACCTGCGCTTCCTCGGGAAGGACGCGGCCGTCGTGACCGGCCGCGGCGACGACTACACCGGCGGCAAGCCCGGTGTCGCCGACCTGTCCAAGGTCCAGACGTACACCCTGGTCCGCGACACCGACGGCGCCTGGCACATCGCCGCCTTCCACAACACGCAGCGCCAGAACGTGATGGAGCGCTTCTCCTTCCTCTACTCGCCCGCCACGGCCCCCAAGGCGGAGAAATGA
- a CDS encoding SDR family NAD(P)-dependent oxidoreductase, giving the protein MTALITGATEGIGRGLAPALAAEGRTVTAVARTEPHLRALMTELGPGGRRRSERPARTPSPHRRPRPGQPASRCSSEQAWSRWPTS; this is encoded by the coding sequence ATGACCGCCCTGATCACCGGCGCCACAGAAGGCATCGGGCGCGGCCTCGCGCCGGCACTGGCCGCCGAGGGTCGCACCGTGACCGCGGTTGCCCGCACCGAGCCGCACCTGCGGGCCCTCATGACCGAACTCGGCCCCGGCGGTCGCCGCCGCTCTGAACGCCCTGCGCGGACGCCGTCGCCCCACCGTCGTCCCCGGCCGGGCCAACCGGCGTCGCGGTGCTCGTCGGAGCAGGCGTGGTCACGCTGGCCAACATCCTGA
- a CDS encoding sugar ABC transporter substrate-binding protein, translated as MPRTIRPTPSLIRSAACLGIAALTLTACGSGSTGDGSGSVKVGLITKTDTNPFFVKMKEGAEKAAKDSGAQLITSAGKFDGDNAGQVTAIENMVAAGVKGILITPSDSKAIVPALDKARAKGILVIALDSPTDPQRAVDALFATDNFRAGELIGAYAKASMKGKAAKIATLDLAPGVAVGVQRHDGFLKGFGIGEKDPAIVCSQDTGGDQAKGQTAMENCLQKAPDINVVYTINEPAALGAYTALKAKGMERDVLIVSVDGGCTGTQAVKDGKIAATSQQYPLTMAAQGVGAVVKYAEDGKKATGYTDTGVSLITGTPQEGVASKDTAYGLDNCWG; from the coding sequence ATGCCTCGCACCATCCGCCCGACCCCCTCCCTGATCAGATCCGCCGCGTGCCTGGGCATCGCGGCTCTTACCCTGACGGCCTGCGGATCCGGTTCCACGGGCGACGGATCGGGCAGCGTCAAGGTCGGTCTGATCACGAAGACCGATACCAACCCGTTCTTCGTGAAGATGAAGGAGGGTGCGGAGAAGGCCGCCAAGGACAGCGGTGCACAACTGATCACCTCGGCCGGCAAGTTCGACGGGGACAACGCCGGGCAGGTCACCGCGATCGAGAACATGGTCGCCGCAGGGGTGAAGGGCATCCTGATCACTCCCAGCGACTCCAAGGCCATCGTGCCTGCCCTGGACAAGGCCCGCGCCAAGGGGATTCTGGTCATCGCCCTGGACTCCCCGACCGACCCCCAGCGCGCGGTCGACGCCCTCTTCGCCACCGACAACTTCCGGGCCGGGGAGTTGATCGGCGCCTACGCCAAGGCCTCGATGAAGGGCAAGGCGGCCAAGATCGCCACCCTCGACCTGGCGCCGGGCGTCGCCGTCGGGGTCCAGCGGCACGACGGCTTCCTCAAGGGCTTCGGCATCGGCGAGAAGGACCCGGCGATCGTCTGCTCCCAGGACACCGGAGGCGACCAGGCAAAGGGCCAGACCGCCATGGAGAACTGTCTGCAGAAGGCGCCCGACATCAACGTCGTCTACACCATCAACGAGCCGGCCGCGCTCGGCGCGTACACCGCGCTGAAGGCCAAGGGCATGGAGAGGGACGTCCTGATCGTCTCCGTCGACGGCGGCTGCACCGGGACACAGGCGGTCAAGGACGGCAAGATCGCCGCTACCTCCCAGCAGTACCCGTTGACGATGGCCGCCCAAGGTGTCGGGGCCGTCGTGAAGTACGCCGAGGACGGCAAGAAGGCGACCGGTTACACCGACACCGGCGTCAGCCTGATCACCGGCACGCCACAGGAGGGGGTCGCGTCGAAGGACACCGCCTACGGCCTGGACAACTGCTGGGGCTGA
- a CDS encoding ATP-binding cassette domain-containing protein, with product MTTTAPTPVLQARGLVKRYGQVTAIDGADFDLMPGEVLAVIGDNGAGKTSLIKALTGAVAPDAGDIRLNGELIQFTGPQSARANGIETVYQDLAVAASMDIASNMFLGRELRRPGVLGSVFRMLDKKRMRQEAAEHMADLKIGLRSLTQAVETLSGGQRQAVAVARAVAWARSVVVMDEPTAALGVKESGQVLDLIRRVRDKGMPVILISHNMPHVFEIADRIHVHRLGRRAAVIKPSDYSMAEVVAIMTGALTLDETGGTVVADSEAAKAAGVQAT from the coding sequence ATGACCACCACCGCCCCCACCCCTGTTCTCCAGGCCCGCGGTCTGGTCAAGCGCTACGGGCAGGTCACCGCCATCGACGGCGCCGACTTCGACCTGATGCCCGGCGAGGTCCTCGCGGTCATCGGCGACAACGGAGCCGGCAAGACCAGCCTGATCAAGGCTCTCACCGGTGCGGTGGCACCGGACGCGGGCGACATACGCCTCAACGGCGAACTCATCCAGTTCACAGGGCCGCAGAGCGCGCGCGCCAACGGCATCGAAACCGTCTACCAGGACCTGGCGGTGGCCGCCTCGATGGACATCGCCTCGAACATGTTCCTAGGACGTGAACTGCGCCGGCCCGGCGTCCTCGGCAGTGTCTTCCGCATGCTGGACAAGAAGCGCATGCGTCAGGAGGCCGCGGAGCACATGGCCGACCTCAAGATCGGACTGCGCTCGCTCACGCAGGCGGTCGAGACTCTCTCCGGCGGGCAGCGGCAAGCCGTGGCCGTCGCACGTGCCGTCGCCTGGGCGCGGAGCGTCGTCGTCATGGACGAGCCCACCGCCGCTCTCGGCGTCAAGGAATCGGGACAGGTCCTCGACCTGATCCGCCGGGTCCGCGACAAGGGCATGCCCGTCATCCTGATCAGCCACAACATGCCGCACGTCTTCGAGATCGCCGACCGGATCCACGTCCACCGGCTGGGCCGGCGGGCTGCTGTGATCAAGCCCTCCGACTACAGCATGGCCGAAGTCGTCGCCATCATGACCGGCGCGCTGACCCTCGATGAGACCGGAGGTACTGTCGTAGCGGATTCCGAGGCCGCCAAGGCAGCAGGAGTCCAGGCCACCTGA
- a CDS encoding LacI family DNA-binding transcriptional regulator, with protein MAANRRPTLADVAREVGVSAKTVSRVLNEDGPASARTREQVLAAVAKLGFQPNLMARNIRVGGPDTTIGLVVPDLGNPFFGAVAGGIEDVVRDRGLTLLMGSSADEPARERGLTDKFLARRISILMVIPSVGADHSHLRSQRSTGLPVVFIDRPGAGLTTDSVVSSNLAGAHEGVAHLIAHGHRRIGFVGDLPTNLYTRRERLAGYRSALAEAGIPHDRSLVVNAHDQHGASVCTSRLLESTNPPTALFAGNNIVALGVVAELARIKRKDIAVVAFDDVPLAEALEPALTVVAQHPEEIGRKAAETALARLDGDRSRARTITVPTRLIVRGSGELAAL; from the coding sequence ATGGCAGCGAACCGCCGCCCCACCCTGGCCGACGTCGCCCGCGAAGTCGGCGTCAGCGCAAAGACGGTTTCCCGGGTGCTCAACGAGGACGGACCTGCCTCGGCCCGGACCAGGGAACAGGTTCTCGCCGCCGTGGCCAAACTCGGCTTCCAGCCGAACCTCATGGCCCGGAACATTCGTGTCGGAGGACCCGACACGACCATCGGGCTCGTCGTACCCGACCTCGGAAACCCCTTCTTCGGAGCGGTGGCCGGCGGCATCGAGGACGTCGTGCGAGACCGCGGTCTGACCCTGCTCATGGGGTCCTCCGCGGACGAACCCGCACGCGAAAGGGGACTAACCGACAAGTTCCTCGCCCGTCGTATCAGTATCCTGATGGTCATCCCGTCCGTCGGCGCCGACCACTCCCACCTGCGGAGCCAGCGCAGCACGGGGCTGCCCGTCGTCTTCATCGACCGGCCGGGAGCCGGGCTGACCACGGACAGCGTCGTCAGTTCCAACCTCGCGGGGGCACACGAGGGTGTCGCACACCTGATCGCCCACGGCCACCGTCGCATCGGCTTCGTCGGCGACCTCCCCACCAACCTCTACACCCGCCGTGAACGCCTGGCCGGATACCGCTCGGCCTTGGCGGAAGCCGGCATCCCCCACGACCGTTCGCTGGTCGTCAACGCCCACGACCAGCACGGCGCCTCCGTCTGCACCTCCCGTCTACTGGAGTCGACGAATCCCCCCACCGCTCTGTTCGCCGGCAACAACATCGTCGCGCTGGGAGTGGTCGCCGAACTGGCCCGCATCAAGCGGAAAGACATCGCCGTCGTCGCCTTCGACGACGTGCCACTCGCCGAAGCGCTCGAACCCGCCCTGACCGTCGTAGCCCAGCACCCGGAAGAGATCGGCCGCAAGGCAGCGGAGACCGCCCTGGCACGCCTGGACGGCGACCGCTCCCGCGCCCGCACCATCACCGTCCCCACCCGGCTGATCGTACGAGGATCGGGAGAACTCGCAGCTTTGTAG
- a CDS encoding carbohydrate kinase family protein has translation MSSRQITVLGECVADAFVRPASAPNELDLHVLPGGGPANTAVALARLGTPSRFLARLSQDVFGRLFRAHLEASGVDLSHAVVASEPSTLAVAELDAQGQAAYSFHAQSTADWQWSSAELAGVDLSSTACLHTGSLALIRDPGAATVEEFLETASSQATISIDPNVRPLLVHLETYRAKLRHWCDLADILRLSEEDLRLLLPETPLAQACDVWHAAGAPLVVVTRGADGALASLNGERMHVPAVTTRVVDTVGAGDSFTAGLLHHLGARGLLGGRLAGLRLDEVAEACLFAAHVAALTCSVAGPNPPWRSQLPECTSQINV, from the coding sequence ATGAGTTCGCGTCAGATCACTGTCTTGGGCGAATGCGTCGCGGACGCGTTCGTCCGGCCCGCAAGCGCTCCGAATGAGCTCGACCTGCATGTTCTGCCGGGTGGTGGACCGGCGAACACGGCCGTGGCCCTGGCTCGTCTGGGCACTCCCTCCCGCTTCCTCGCGCGGCTGTCCCAGGATGTGTTCGGCCGGCTGTTCCGGGCCCACTTGGAGGCTTCAGGGGTAGACCTGTCGCACGCCGTCGTGGCTTCGGAGCCGAGCACGTTGGCGGTGGCGGAGCTGGACGCTCAGGGCCAGGCCGCGTATTCGTTCCACGCGCAGAGCACGGCCGACTGGCAGTGGTCGAGCGCCGAACTGGCCGGTGTGGACCTGTCCTCCACCGCATGCCTGCACACGGGCTCGCTCGCCCTGATCCGGGATCCCGGGGCGGCAACGGTAGAGGAGTTCCTTGAAACGGCCTCGTCCCAAGCCACCATCAGCATCGACCCCAATGTCCGGCCGCTGCTGGTGCATCTGGAGACCTACCGCGCGAAACTGCGGCACTGGTGCGACCTCGCGGACATACTGCGGCTGAGCGAGGAAGACCTCAGGCTCCTCCTGCCGGAAACACCCCTCGCGCAGGCATGCGATGTCTGGCACGCCGCCGGCGCACCGCTCGTCGTGGTCACGCGTGGCGCAGATGGCGCTCTTGCCTCGCTGAACGGCGAGCGGATGCACGTGCCCGCCGTGACGACACGGGTCGTCGACACGGTCGGGGCCGGTGACTCCTTCACGGCGGGTCTGCTGCACCACCTGGGCGCACGTGGCCTCCTGGGGGGCCGACTGGCAGGTCTCCGCCTGGACGAGGTGGCGGAAGCCTGCCTGTTCGCCGCCCACGTCGCGGCTCTGACCTGCTCCGTCGCCGGTCCGAACCCTCCCTGGCGGAGTCAGCTGCCGGAGTGCACATCCCAGATCAACGTGTGA
- a CDS encoding ABC transporter permease, whose amino-acid sequence MTATIAPYAELKTPTPARRLLAAPTTGPLAALLLACVVFSLSTDQFLTGGNFSLIVQQVMVVGTLAIGQTLIILTAGIDLSCGAVMAFGSIVIAKMAAEGTLPPLLAITMGLVVCGGFGLLNGLLVQKIPLPPFIVTLGMLNVAFALTHIYSEEQTVTSLPGPLTALGETFPLGRTDITYGSLVTIVLFLLLAYALSSTGWGRHVYALGNSQESARLNGIRTSRLTIGIYTVAGVLYGLAALLLISRTGVGDPQAGQTENLDSITAVVLGGTSLFGGRGSVLGTFIGVLIVGVFRNGLQLMGVASIYQTLITGILVILAVTVDQMSRRKAR is encoded by the coding sequence ATGACAGCCACTATCGCGCCGTACGCCGAGCTCAAAACGCCGACCCCGGCCCGCAGGCTCCTCGCCGCTCCGACCACCGGCCCTCTGGCCGCTCTCCTCCTCGCCTGTGTCGTCTTCTCCCTGTCGACGGACCAGTTCCTCACGGGCGGGAACTTCTCGCTGATCGTGCAGCAGGTCATGGTCGTCGGCACTCTCGCCATCGGCCAGACCCTGATCATCCTCACGGCTGGCATCGACCTGTCGTGCGGTGCCGTGATGGCTTTCGGCAGCATCGTGATCGCCAAGATGGCGGCCGAGGGCACTCTGCCCCCGCTCCTCGCCATCACCATGGGCCTGGTCGTCTGCGGCGGCTTCGGACTTCTCAACGGGCTTCTGGTGCAGAAGATCCCGCTGCCGCCGTTCATCGTGACGCTGGGCATGCTCAACGTGGCGTTCGCCCTGACGCACATCTACTCCGAAGAGCAGACCGTCACCAGCCTGCCGGGTCCGCTGACCGCCCTGGGTGAGACCTTCCCGCTCGGCCGCACGGACATCACCTACGGCTCGCTGGTCACCATCGTCCTCTTCCTGCTCCTGGCCTACGCCCTCAGCAGCACCGGATGGGGCCGGCATGTCTACGCCTTGGGCAACAGCCAGGAAAGCGCACGCCTCAACGGCATCCGCACTTCCCGTCTGACCATCGGCATCTACACCGTGGCCGGCGTGCTGTACGGCCTCGCCGCCCTGCTGCTTATCTCCCGCACTGGGGTGGGCGACCCGCAGGCAGGACAGACCGAGAACCTCGACAGCATCACCGCCGTGGTCCTCGGCGGTACCAGCCTCTTCGGTGGGCGTGGTTCGGTCCTGGGCACCTTCATCGGTGTCCTCATCGTTGGTGTCTTCCGCAACGGCCTCCAACTGATGGGTGTGGCCTCCATCTACCAGACCCTGATCACCGGGATCCTCGTCATCCTCGCGGTGACCGTCGACCAGATGTCCCGGAGGAAGGCCCGATGA
- a CDS encoding IS5 family transposase, protein MSTRRPYPSDLSDARWELIEPVLSAWRLERRGRALDIGRPPEHDLRDIMDAILYVDRTGVQWRYLPHDFPHWNTVYGYFAKWADEGVFAQLNGLLRQLLREKEGRDAEPSACVIDAQSVKTSTSVHASGQGIDAGKKIVGRKRSIVTDTLGLLLAVLVTAASVQDSVAGTRLLDQVAAEHPRVRKVWVDGGYRQHLVEHAAALGIDMEITARKPGTRGFTPIPKRWAVERTYGWLMLHRRLARDYETLPARSEAVIHVAMADLMARRITSENTISWRDPKKPTKQTIPG, encoded by the coding sequence ATGTCGACGCGACGTCCATATCCGAGTGATCTGTCCGATGCCCGCTGGGAGTTGATCGAGCCGGTGCTCTCGGCCTGGCGTCTCGAGCGCCGCGGCAGGGCCCTGGATATCGGTCGGCCGCCTGAGCACGACCTGCGCGACATTATGGACGCGATCTTGTACGTGGACCGGACCGGAGTTCAGTGGCGCTACCTGCCGCATGACTTCCCGCACTGGAACACGGTCTACGGGTACTTCGCCAAATGGGCCGACGAGGGCGTGTTCGCCCAGCTCAACGGCCTGCTCAGGCAGCTCCTGCGGGAGAAGGAGGGACGCGATGCCGAGCCGTCGGCCTGCGTGATCGACGCCCAGAGTGTCAAGACCTCCACCAGCGTTCATGCCTCCGGCCAGGGCATCGACGCCGGCAAGAAGATCGTCGGCCGCAAGCGGAGTATCGTCACCGACACACTCGGCCTTCTCCTCGCGGTGCTGGTCACCGCGGCGAGCGTGCAGGACTCGGTCGCCGGCACCCGGCTCCTGGACCAGGTCGCCGCCGAACATCCCCGCGTCCGCAAGGTCTGGGTCGACGGCGGCTATCGCCAGCACCTCGTCGAGCACGCAGCCGCCCTCGGTATCGACATGGAAATCACCGCCCGCAAGCCTGGGACCAGGGGCTTCACCCCGATCCCGAAACGGTGGGCGGTCGAGCGGACCTACGGCTGGCTCATGCTCCACCGCCGCCTGGCCCGCGACTACGAGACCCTGCCCGCCCGCTCCGAAGCCGTGATCCACGTTGCTATGGCCGACCTCATGGCCCGCCGTATCACCAGCGAGAACACCATCTCCTGGCGCGACCCGAAGAAGCCCACCAAACAGACCATCCCGGGATGA
- a CDS encoding IS5 family transposase (programmed frameshift), giving the protein MVERLVPDELWVLFQRVVPEAPSRPQGGGRRRHGDREVLAAIVFVATSGCTWQQLPTASFGPSGATAHRRFSEWSKARVWAKLHRLVLDELGARGELDWSRCAIDSVNMRALKGDLTGPNPVDRGKFGSKIHLITERTGLPLSVGISGANLHDSQALEPLVRGIPPIRSRRGRRRRKPGKLHADKGYDYAHLRKWLRQRGIKHRIARRGIESSQRLGRHRWTIERTMAWLAGCRRLHRRYERKAEHFLAFTSIACTLICYRRLSK; this is encoded by the exons ATTGTTGAGCGGCTGGTGCCGGATGAGTTGTGGGTGTTGTTCCAGCGGGTGGTTCCGGAAGCGCCGTCGCGGCCGCAGGGCGGTGGTCGGCGGCGGCATGGTGACCGCGAAGTGCTCGCCGCGATCGTGTTCGTGGCCACGTCGGGCTGCACGTGGCAGCAGTTGCCGACCGCGTCATTCGGGCCGTCCGGGGCGACAGCCCACCGGCGCTTCTCCGAGTGGAGCAAGGCCCGTGTGTGGGCCAAGCTTCACCGTCTGGTCCTCGATGAACTCGGCGCTCGCGGCGAGCTGGACTGGTCGCGCTGTGCGATCGACTCGGTGAACATGCGGGCCTTG AAGGGGGACCTGACGGGTCCGAATCCTGTCGACAGGGGCAAGTTCGGGTCGAAGATCCACTTGATCACCGAGCGGACCGGTCTGCCCCTGTCCGTCGGAATCTCGGGAGCGAACCTGCATGACAGCCAGGCCCTCGAGCCCCTCGTCCGCGGCATACCGCCCATCCGCTCACGCCGCGGACGCCGACGGCGCAAGCCCGGAAAGCTCCACGCCGACAAAGGCTACGACTACGCCCACTTGCGGAAATGGTTACGCCAGCGAGGCATCAAGCACCGCATAGCCCGCCGTGGCATCGAGTCCTCGCAGCGCCTGGGCCGCCACCGCTGGACCATCGAACGCACCATGGCCTGGCTCGCCGGCTGCCGCCGCCTCCACCGCCGCTACGAACGCAAAGCCGAACACTTCCTCGCGTTCACCAGCATCGCCTGCACCCTCATCTGCTACCGCAGACTCTCCAAATGA
- a CDS encoding MarR family winged helix-turn-helix transcriptional regulator, translating to MTEQEQDDRRTVFREYVDAVGLHGMAGAEAAGLQASEWYALSRITLAGGLTSGELAAGTGLTTGATTRLIDRLERAGYVRRTADPADRRKVVVEAVPDALAGVEAAVGPARKRIGEVLARYTPDQLDLLFDYFSRAAPAFREATEEIRAATQERKGRR from the coding sequence ATGACGGAGCAGGAGCAGGACGACCGGCGGACGGTCTTCCGGGAGTACGTCGATGCCGTGGGGCTGCACGGCATGGCGGGTGCGGAGGCCGCGGGCCTCCAGGCGTCCGAGTGGTACGCCCTGAGCCGCATCACCCTGGCGGGCGGGCTCACCTCGGGCGAACTCGCGGCCGGGACCGGACTCACCACCGGGGCGACGACACGGCTGATCGACCGGCTGGAGCGCGCGGGATACGTACGCCGCACCGCGGACCCGGCCGACCGGCGCAAGGTCGTGGTCGAGGCGGTACCGGACGCGCTGGCGGGCGTCGAGGCGGCGGTGGGCCCGGCCCGCAAGCGGATCGGCGAGGTACTCGCCCGCTACACGCCGGACCAACTGGACCTGCTCTTCGACTACTTCTCCCGCGCGGCCCCCGCGTTCCGCGAGGCGACGGAGGAGATCCGCGCGGCGACACAGGAGCGCAAGGGCCGCCGATAG